One genomic window of Ruminococcus gauvreauii includes the following:
- a CDS encoding Ppx/GppA phosphatase family protein, producing MQVTMFATIEVGSYSVNLNVFELSRKGGIKSIDHVTHRIELGKETYAEGRVSAQLVDELCVIIRDMTQIMAGYRIGDYRAVATSAIREAKNSMIVLETIFQRTGIRIHILSNSEQRFLGYKGIASRGDAFQKIIEKGTAILDVSGGSIQISLFDKDNLITTQNVKLGSLRVRERLTVVENETTHYEMLVEELIRNEIVSFTKLHLKDRKISNVILIGNNFTDSILYNREGVDSKVLTQEEYMEWYRMIIGRSPIELAVKLGIPLEYASLMIPTAIINKRLIQEMGAQSIWIPGIRLADGVAYDYAEKSKIIKSEHNFDNDIVMAARNIGRRYAVSKNHTQQMSRLARTVCSAMKRVHGLTDREQLLLEVAVQIHDCGKYISLSNVAECSFNIIMSTEIIGLSHRERQMIALAVRYNTLPFDDYAAMNRIADLGDSDYIRVAKLTAILRLVNALDRSHMQKIDTMKASIKDNELILTINTKKDFTLERGLVQDKLDFFEEVYSIRPVIKVKKII from the coding sequence ATGCAGGTCACCATGTTTGCAACAATAGAAGTTGGGTCTTACAGTGTGAACCTTAATGTGTTTGAGCTATCCAGAAAAGGGGGCATCAAATCCATCGATCATGTGACGCATCGAATCGAACTCGGGAAAGAGACGTATGCTGAGGGAAGAGTATCGGCACAGCTGGTCGACGAATTATGTGTGATCATCAGGGACATGACGCAGATCATGGCCGGCTATCGGATCGGTGATTACCGGGCCGTTGCCACGAGCGCCATCCGGGAGGCCAAAAATTCCATGATTGTGCTGGAGACAATTTTTCAGAGGACGGGGATCCGTATCCATATCCTCAGCAACTCCGAGCAGCGTTTCCTGGGATATAAGGGAATCGCGTCCAGGGGAGATGCTTTCCAGAAAATCATTGAAAAAGGGACTGCGATTCTCGATGTCAGCGGAGGCAGTATTCAGATCTCGCTGTTTGACAAGGATAACCTGATCACAACACAGAATGTAAAGCTCGGAAGCCTGCGTGTGAGAGAGCGCCTGACCGTAGTGGAGAACGAGACAACGCATTATGAGATGCTGGTTGAGGAGCTGATCCGAAATGAGATTGTAAGTTTTACGAAGCTTCATCTGAAAGACCGAAAGATCAGTAATGTCATACTGATAGGAAATAATTTTACAGATTCCATCCTTTATAACCGCGAAGGCGTGGATTCCAAAGTACTGACTCAGGAAGAGTATATGGAATGGTACCGTATGATCATCGGGCGTTCACCGATCGAACTTGCCGTTAAACTGGGAATTCCTCTCGAATATGCCTCTCTGATGATTCCTACAGCGATCATCAATAAGAGGCTGATCCAGGAGATGGGCGCGCAGAGCATCTGGATACCGGGAATTCGCCTGGCTGACGGTGTCGCGTATGATTATGCTGAGAAATCGAAGATCATCAAATCAGAACATAACTTTGACAATGACATCGTTATGGCTGCCAGAAACATAGGCAGAAGGTATGCGGTCAGTAAGAATCATACACAGCAGATGTCCAGACTGGCACGCACGGTCTGCAGTGCGATGAAACGTGTGCATGGGCTGACGGATCGGGAACAGCTGCTCCTGGAGGTGGCAGTGCAGATCCATGACTGCGGAAAATATATCAGTCTGAGTAATGTGGCTGAGTGTTCGTTTAATATCATCATGTCTACCGAGATCATCGGGCTGTCTCACCGTGAGCGTCAGATGATTGCTCTGGCTGTCAGGTATAATACGCTGCCCTTCGATGATTATGCTGCGATGAACAGAATCGCAGATCTGGGAGATTCAGATTACATCCGGGTCGCGAAGTTGACAGCGATCCTGCGGCTGGTAAATGCTCTGGACCGCAGTCATATGCAGAAGATCGACACCATGAAGGCGTCCATAAAAGATAATGAACTGATTCTTACGATAAACACAAAGAAGGATTTTACACTGGAACGGGGACTGGTGCAGGATAAACTGGACTTTTTTGAAGAAGTCTACAGCATCCGACCTGTGATCAAGGTGAAAAAGATAATATAG
- a CDS encoding bifunctional folylpolyglutamate synthase/dihydrofolate synthase has product MDYKEARAYIDDAWKYAGDMGLFNTENLLERLGHPEDDLEFIHIAGTNGKGSVAAYIATVLQCAGYRVGRYVSPTIYSYRERIQINEEYISKEDFTIYMEQLIPVMQQMEAEGLQHPTPFEIETVLSFLYFRDQKCDIVVLECGMGGATDATNVIRTTKMAVLTSISLDHVGVLGDDLLEIAANKAGIIKPGAIVVMGRQEPQVEDAVWAICMEKGNPFIAAKPQEAVVRDVTVEHQTFRYHGSEITISLAGSPQIENAVLALECIQALCQLGFNVTNEEIEKGFLETRWEGRFTVLSRNPYFIVDGAHNVDAAMKLRQSIMTYFPQKRLIFIMGMFRDKDYRQVAGLMAKMADCIFTVTPPDPVRALPAEEFARVIREFNPKVTACTSLKEAVGRSFVAANSEDAILSFGSLSFVGEVTRLVKERTGEMKKGETT; this is encoded by the coding sequence ATGGACTATAAAGAGGCAAGGGCTTATATAGACGATGCATGGAAGTATGCCGGAGATATGGGGCTTTTCAACACAGAAAATTTACTGGAGAGACTGGGGCATCCGGAGGATGACCTGGAATTTATCCATATCGCCGGGACAAACGGCAAGGGCTCCGTGGCGGCATACATTGCGACGGTACTGCAGTGTGCCGGATACCGGGTGGGGAGATATGTTTCTCCTACTATCTATTCTTACAGGGAACGGATTCAGATCAATGAAGAATATATCAGTAAAGAAGATTTTACCATTTATATGGAACAGCTGATACCTGTTATGCAGCAGATGGAAGCGGAGGGACTGCAGCATCCCACGCCGTTTGAGATTGAAACCGTACTCTCGTTTCTGTATTTCAGAGACCAAAAGTGTGATATCGTGGTACTTGAATGCGGTATGGGGGGAGCGACGGATGCGACAAATGTTATTCGGACGACAAAGATGGCAGTGCTCACTTCCATAAGCCTGGACCACGTTGGAGTGCTGGGAGATGATCTGCTGGAGATCGCAGCGAATAAGGCCGGGATCATAAAACCGGGAGCCATCGTGGTAATGGGACGGCAGGAGCCCCAGGTGGAGGATGCCGTCTGGGCAATCTGCATGGAGAAGGGAAACCCGTTTATCGCGGCAAAGCCCCAGGAAGCTGTCGTACGGGATGTGACGGTGGAACATCAGACTTTCCGGTATCATGGGAGCGAGATCACAATCTCACTCGCAGGAAGCCCGCAGATCGAAAACGCAGTGCTGGCGCTGGAATGCATTCAGGCTCTCTGTCAGCTGGGATTCAATGTGACGAATGAGGAGATCGAAAAGGGATTTCTGGAGACGCGCTGGGAGGGCAGGTTTACGGTTCTGTCCAGAAATCCGTATTTTATTGTGGACGGTGCGCACAACGTGGACGCTGCGATGAAGCTTCGCCAGTCGATCATGACATATTTCCCGCAGAAACGCCTGATTTTTATCATGGGTATGTTCCGGGATAAGGATTACCGGCAGGTCGCCGGACTGATGGCGAAAATGGCAGACTGCATATTTACGGTCACGCCTCCTGATCCGGTGAGGGCGCTGCCGGCAGAAGAATTTGCCAGGGTTATCAGGGAGTTTAATCCAAAAGTGACAGCATGCACTTCACTCAAAGAGGCAGTGGGCAGAAGCTTTGTCGCTGCGAATTCAGAGGACGCGATCCTCTCTTTCGGCTCTCTTTCCTTTGTCGGCGAGGTGACAAGGCTCGTGAAAGAGAGAACAGGAGAAATGAAAAAGGGAGAAACAACATGA
- a CDS encoding acyl-CoA thioesterase, with translation MQIVPYEHKAQYYETDKMGIIHHSNYIRWFEEARIDYMEQAGIHYQDLEEDGLMIPVLEVESQYKNMTRFGETVCIAVRLISYNGIRMRIGYVITEKESGQVRCTGETAHCFLDEKGSPVFLKKGSPRWHERFLNMIKEEQPRRDE, from the coding sequence ATGCAGATCGTACCGTATGAACACAAGGCGCAGTATTATGAGACGGATAAGATGGGGATTATCCATCACTCCAACTATATTAGATGGTTTGAAGAAGCAAGAATAGATTATATGGAACAGGCCGGCATCCACTATCAGGATCTCGAGGAAGACGGCCTTATGATTCCGGTGCTGGAGGTGGAAAGCCAGTATAAAAATATGACCAGGTTTGGTGAAACCGTATGTATTGCGGTTCGCCTGATTTCTTACAACGGCATTCGCATGCGCATCGGCTATGTGATAACCGAAAAGGAGAGCGGTCAGGTACGATGTACCGGTGAGACGGCACACTGCTTTCTGGATGAGAAAGGCAGTCCCGTTTTTTTGAAAAAAGGCAGTCCCAGGTGGCATGAAAGATTTTTGAATATGATAAAAGAAGAACAGCCGCGCCGTGATGAATAA
- a CDS encoding ATP-binding protein, with translation MTRIEECILYRDFEQGEILDGVTKIIQAIQNKDETEKYRFMYYQCLNGLVEMAGAYGFSGNLWHDYLTYLLVNKENAFSTACEITGHVDGSVNQMAKHDFVRFKELYDFDLTVFDEVFQSKDSAIICDYQNTGTDENRKLFNKRVRDRICTLSQRLEGCESVEEFMDDMVSFYKDFGVGKLGLHKAFRIDHTKENVEIIPITNIAHVQLSDLVGYEIAKKKLIDNTEAFVSGKKANNCLLFGDAGTGKSSSIKGILNQYYDRGLRIIEVYKHQFQDLNAVIAQIKNRNYKFIIYMDDLSFEDFEIEYKYLKAVIEGGLEKKPDNILIYATSNRRHLVREKFSDKEERRDDLHSSDTVQEKLSLVSRFGVSIFFCAPDKKEFQNIVKTLAERYHVNMPEDQLLLEANKWELSHGGLSGRTAQQFIDYLLGQQK, from the coding sequence GTGACCAGAATAGAGGAGTGTATTTTATACCGTGACTTTGAACAGGGAGAGATCCTGGATGGCGTTACGAAAATCATACAGGCGATACAGAATAAGGATGAGACGGAAAAATACCGCTTTATGTATTATCAATGTCTGAACGGACTTGTGGAGATGGCGGGAGCGTATGGGTTTTCAGGGAATCTCTGGCATGATTATCTGACGTATCTGCTCGTAAATAAAGAGAATGCGTTCAGCACCGCGTGCGAGATCACAGGACATGTGGACGGCAGCGTCAATCAGATGGCGAAACACGATTTTGTCCGCTTTAAGGAACTGTATGATTTTGACCTGACGGTGTTTGACGAGGTGTTTCAGTCTAAGGACAGTGCAATCATCTGTGATTATCAAAACACAGGGACGGATGAGAACAGGAAGCTGTTCAACAAACGGGTCCGCGACCGCATCTGCACTCTGAGCCAGCGCCTGGAGGGATGTGAGAGCGTTGAGGAGTTCATGGATGACATGGTCAGCTTCTACAAAGATTTCGGGGTCGGAAAGCTTGGCCTTCACAAGGCTTTCCGGATCGATCACACGAAAGAGAATGTGGAGATCATCCCGATCACGAATATCGCGCACGTACAGCTGTCTGATCTCGTGGGGTATGAGATCGCCAAGAAAAAGCTGATTGACAATACAGAAGCTTTCGTCAGCGGAAAGAAAGCCAACAACTGTCTGCTTTTTGGAGATGCAGGGACCGGCAAATCTTCGAGTATCAAAGGAATCCTGAACCAGTACTATGACCGGGGCCTGAGGATTATCGAAGTATATAAACACCAGTTTCAGGACCTGAATGCGGTGATCGCCCAGATAAAAAACAGGAATTATAAATTCATCATTTACATGGATGACCTGTCCTTTGAGGATTTTGAAATAGAGTATAAATATCTGAAGGCCGTGATCGAGGGAGGACTGGAAAAGAAACCGGATAATATCCTGATATACGCTACATCGAACAGGCGTCATCTTGTCCGGGAGAAATTCAGTGACAAGGAGGAACGCCGGGATGATCTGCATTCATCTGATACCGTACAGGAAAAACTGTCGCTGGTATCCAGATTCGGTGTATCGATCTTTTTCTGTGCCCCGGATAAGAAGGAATTTCAGAATATTGTAAAGACTCTGGCGGAGCGTTACCACGTGAATATGCCGGAAGATCAGCTTCTGCTGGAAGCAAATAAATGGGAACTCAGCCATGGAGGTTTATCGGGCAGAACGGCTCAGCAGTTTATCGATTATCTGCTGGGGCAGCAAAAGTAG
- the pheA gene encoding prephenate dehydratase, whose amino-acid sequence MIDLQEIRNQIDEIDDDILKLFEKRMHLTGEVAQFKIETGKQVFDKERELQKLKVLKDKASGDFNAKGVQELFQQIMSISRKRQYQLLTENGVAVKSDFREVKKLPTDQARVVFQGVEGAYSFAATHTYFGESVDSFHVETWRDAMDAIADGRAEYAVLPIENSTAGIVADIYDLLVEYQHNIVAQQIIRAEHVLMGVPGSSTADIRTVYSHPQALRQCRKYLDEHPGWKEVELLNTAVAAKKVKEDADISQAAIASRQAAEHFGLAVLNDRVFYSETNSTRFIIVSGKKIYTSDADKISICFELPHESGTLYNILAHFIYNDLNMTKIESRPLPEKNWEYRFFVDFEGNLNDSAVKNALRGIEQEASALRVFGNYR is encoded by the coding sequence ATGATAGATTTACAGGAGATACGGAATCAGATCGATGAGATCGATGATGACATACTGAAGTTGTTTGAGAAGAGAATGCATTTGACCGGCGAGGTGGCTCAGTTTAAGATCGAGACCGGCAAGCAGGTGTTTGACAAGGAACGTGAGCTTCAGAAACTGAAGGTGCTGAAAGATAAGGCATCCGGTGATTTCAATGCAAAGGGTGTGCAGGAGCTGTTTCAGCAGATCATGTCCATCAGCAGAAAACGCCAGTATCAGCTGTTAACCGAGAATGGCGTGGCTGTAAAAAGTGATTTCCGTGAGGTTAAAAAGCTGCCGACCGATCAGGCAAGGGTCGTCTTTCAGGGCGTCGAGGGGGCGTACAGCTTTGCGGCGACACACACATATTTCGGAGAATCGGTGGACAGCTTTCATGTAGAGACATGGCGGGACGCGATGGATGCCATCGCAGACGGAAGAGCAGAGTATGCGGTTCTGCCGATCGAGAATTCGACTGCCGGAATCGTGGCAGATATTTATGATCTGCTGGTGGAGTACCAGCACAATATCGTTGCGCAGCAGATCATTCGGGCTGAACACGTGCTGATGGGTGTTCCGGGCAGCAGTACCGCAGACATACGGACCGTGTATTCACATCCGCAGGCTCTGCGCCAGTGCAGAAAATATCTGGATGAACACCCCGGCTGGAAGGAAGTGGAGCTTCTGAACACTGCTGTTGCAGCAAAAAAAGTAAAGGAAGATGCGGACATCAGCCAGGCGGCAATCGCAAGCCGTCAGGCGGCAGAGCATTTCGGACTGGCGGTCTTAAACGACAGGGTATTCTACAGTGAGACCAATTCCACAAGGTTTATCATTGTATCCGGAAAGAAAATCTACACTTCTGATGCTGATAAGATCAGTATCTGTTTTGAACTGCCTCATGAAAGCGGTACGCTCTATAACATTCTGGCACATTTCATTTATAACGATCTCAATATGACCAAGATTGAATCCAGGCCTCTCCCGGAGAAAAACTGGGAATACCGGTTTTTCGTGGATTTTGAGGGGAATCTGAATGACAGCGCCGTAAAGAATGCACTGCGGGGGATTGAGCAGGAAGCAAGCGCGCTGCGTGTGTTTGGAAATTACAGATAA
- a CDS encoding RNA degradosome polyphosphate kinase, protein MMDYSQWSKPEYYKNRELSWIGFNERVLSEAKDRNIPLFERLKFLSITASNLDEFFMIRVASLKDMVHAEYSKPDIAGLSPKEQLKELSPRTHELVQAQYNTYNRSLIPALSNIGVNVVSSHEQLSKGQAAYVDTYFEENVYPVLTPMAMDSSRPFPLVRNKTLNIGALIRKKETKKNKEVLEFATVQVPSVLPRIIALPDGKNGERCVILLEEVIERNIGKLFLSYDVVCAYPYRIMRNADLTIDEDEAADLLKEIQKQLKKRQWGEVIRLEVQDGIDKRLLEILEKEFDIREEDVFHIGGPLDLTFLMKMYGMKGYDDFKTPPYVPAAVPALQNEDDIFTNIRKGDILLHHPYMSFEPVVDFVRQAARDPEVLAIKQTLYRVSGNSPIIAALAQAAENGKQVTVLVELKARFDEENNIVWAKMLEKAGCHVIYGLLGLKTHSKITLVVRREESGIRRYVHLGTGNYNDSTAKLYTDCGLLTCNARIGEDATAVFNMLSGYSEPGSWNKLVVAPLWMRDRFLHLIEMEAEHARKGEKAHIIAKVNSLCDRDIIAALYAASAAGVKIDLIVRGICSLKVGIPGVSENISVRSIVGNFLEHARVFYFYSNGQEEIYMGSADWMPRNLDKRVEISFPVEDPKLKEEVKHILDIQLKDNVKAHILQPDGSYDKIDKRGKVLIDSQKCFCQEATANARKPQTSGDQRVFIPAEPAEE, encoded by the coding sequence ATGATGGACTATTCGCAATGGAGCAAACCGGAGTATTACAAAAACCGTGAACTCAGCTGGATCGGGTTTAATGAACGGGTTCTGAGTGAGGCAAAAGACAGAAATATTCCGCTTTTTGAGCGCCTGAAGTTCCTGAGTATAACAGCTTCCAATCTGGACGAATTCTTTATGATCCGGGTGGCCTCGCTGAAAGATATGGTGCATGCGGAATATTCGAAGCCGGATATCGCCGGCCTTTCACCGAAAGAACAGCTGAAAGAACTAAGTCCCAGGACACATGAACTTGTGCAGGCACAGTATAATACGTACAACCGGTCCCTGATCCCGGCGCTCAGCAACATCGGAGTCAATGTGGTCAGTTCCCACGAACAGCTGAGCAAGGGGCAGGCTGCTTATGTGGATACGTATTTTGAGGAAAATGTTTATCCTGTCCTGACGCCGATGGCGATGGATTCTTCGCGCCCGTTTCCGCTGGTGAGAAATAAGACACTGAATATCGGAGCGCTGATCAGGAAAAAAGAAACAAAGAAAAATAAAGAAGTGCTGGAGTTTGCAACGGTCCAGGTGCCTTCGGTGCTGCCGCGAATCATCGCGCTTCCGGACGGCAAGAACGGAGAACGCTGCGTTATTCTTCTGGAGGAAGTGATTGAACGTAATATCGGCAAGCTGTTTCTCAGCTATGATGTTGTCTGTGCTTATCCTTACAGGATCATGCGTAATGCGGATCTGACGATCGATGAGGATGAAGCCGCGGATCTGCTGAAAGAGATTCAGAAACAGCTGAAAAAGAGACAGTGGGGAGAAGTGATCCGCCTTGAGGTGCAGGACGGAATCGATAAACGACTCCTGGAGATTCTCGAGAAAGAGTTCGATATCAGGGAGGAAGATGTATTTCATATCGGCGGACCGCTTGACCTTACATTCCTGATGAAGATGTACGGGATGAAAGGATACGATGACTTTAAAACCCCTCCGTACGTGCCGGCTGCAGTTCCTGCGCTGCAAAATGAGGATGATATTTTTACAAACATCAGAAAAGGCGATATTCTGCTGCATCACCCGTATATGAGCTTTGAACCGGTCGTCGATTTTGTCAGACAGGCCGCGAGGGATCCGGAGGTTCTGGCGATCAAGCAGACGCTGTACCGGGTCAGCGGAAATTCGCCGATCATCGCAGCGCTTGCACAGGCAGCTGAGAACGGGAAACAGGTTACAGTACTGGTAGAACTGAAGGCGCGGTTTGACGAGGAGAACAATATTGTCTGGGCAAAAATGCTGGAAAAGGCAGGCTGCCATGTCATCTATGGACTGTTGGGGCTCAAAACGCACAGCAAGATCACGCTGGTGGTGAGAAGAGAAGAGAGCGGAATCCGCAGATACGTGCATCTGGGGACCGGAAATTACAACGATTCTACTGCTAAGCTATATACAGACTGCGGACTTCTGACGTGTAACGCCAGGATCGGTGAAGACGCAACGGCAGTGTTCAACATGTTGTCCGGATACTCGGAACCGGGCAGCTGGAATAAGCTGGTGGTCGCACCGCTCTGGATGCGGGACCGTTTCCTTCATCTGATCGAGATGGAAGCCGAACATGCCAGAAAAGGAGAGAAAGCACATATTATAGCGAAGGTTAATTCGCTGTGTGACCGTGATATCATAGCCGCATTGTATGCTGCTTCTGCCGCGGGTGTAAAAATCGATCTGATCGTGCGCGGAATCTGCAGCCTGAAGGTTGGGATCCCCGGAGTCAGTGAAAACATATCTGTGCGTTCCATTGTGGGAAACTTCCTGGAACACGCCAGAGTCTTTTACTTCTACAGCAATGGTCAGGAGGAGATCTATATGGGCAGCGCTGACTGGATGCCCAGAAATCTGGATAAGCGTGTAGAAATCAGTTTTCCGGTTGAAGATCCGAAGCTGAAAGAGGAAGTAAAGCATATTTTGGACATTCAGTTGAAAGATAATGTGAAAGCACACATTCTGCAGCCGGACGGAAGCTATGATAAAATTGATAAACGGGGAAAAGTGCTGATTGATTCTCAGAAATGTTTCTGCCAGGAGGCGACGGCAAATGCAAGGAAGCCGCAGACTTCAGGCGATCAGAGAGTATTTATACCCGCGGAACCTGCGGAAGAGTGA
- a CDS encoding DUF4037 domain-containing protein, whose product MSGLELSRAYYEAHGRELLEQRFPQLFDRMTIGLAGEGSECFGFDDLYSEDHDFGPSFCIWLEGADYLKYGREVQKAYDCLPGIFMGYPARKVTSHGQGRVGVLCTQTWYSKYTGCSRGPETLEEWLCVPESSLATVVNGAVFKDPGESFTKIRNRLLYECPEDIRIRRITVRAAAMAQAGQYNYMRCWKREDRIAALLALSEFVRAGLSMVYLLNRTYAPYYKWMYRGIKDLPVLSRAYDLFGRLARAQGGEETEGIIERICLIVAAELRRQGLTEEKDSFLDTHCEPMLDRIKEQRIRNMPVAVW is encoded by the coding sequence ATGAGTGGTTTGGAGTTATCAAGAGCCTATTATGAAGCACATGGCAGAGAACTGCTGGAACAGAGATTTCCGCAGCTCTTTGACAGGATGACCATAGGGCTGGCCGGTGAAGGCTCTGAGTGCTTTGGATTTGATGATCTGTATTCTGAAGATCATGACTTTGGCCCCTCTTTTTGTATTTGGCTGGAGGGCGCGGACTATTTGAAATACGGACGGGAAGTACAGAAGGCATACGATTGTCTGCCGGGGATCTTCATGGGATATCCGGCCAGAAAAGTGACAAGTCACGGACAGGGGAGAGTGGGTGTTCTGTGTACCCAGACATGGTACAGTAAATACACCGGCTGCTCCAGGGGGCCGGAAACGCTGGAGGAGTGGCTGTGTGTGCCGGAATCCAGTCTCGCGACGGTTGTGAACGGTGCGGTTTTCAAAGATCCCGGTGAGAGTTTTACAAAGATACGTAATCGTCTGCTGTATGAGTGTCCCGAGGATATCCGCATCAGGAGGATCACTGTGAGAGCGGCCGCCATGGCGCAGGCGGGACAATACAATTATATGCGCTGCTGGAAACGGGAAGACAGGATCGCTGCACTTCTGGCATTGTCTGAATTCGTCAGAGCCGGACTTTCCATGGTCTATCTTTTGAACCGGACATATGCGCCCTATTACAAATGGATGTATCGGGGAATCAAAGACCTGCCGGTCCTCTCCAGGGCCTACGATCTTTTCGGACGGCTGGCCAGGGCGCAGGGCGGAGAAGAAACAGAGGGTATTATTGAGAGAATCTGCCTGATCGTGGCGGCAGAGCTGAGAAGACAGGGGCTGACGGAGGAGAAGGATTCTTTTCTGGATACTCATTGTGAACCCATGCTGGACCGTATAAAAGAACAGAGAATCAGAAATATGCCGGTTGCCGTCTGGTGA
- the pyrB gene encoding aspartate carbamoyltransferase: protein MRHLMSPLDFSVEELDRLLDLANDIEKNPEKYEHVCDGKRIATLFYEPSTRTRLSFEAAMMNLGGKVLGFSSASSSSATKGESVSDTIRMVSCYADICAMRHPKEGAPLVASMVSSIPVINAGDGGHQHPTQTLTDLLTIRSLKGRLDHLTIGLCGDLKFGRTVHSLIEALVRYTGVKFVLISPEELRVPDYIREDVLERNQKEYKEVIRLEDALPELDLLYMTRVQRERFFNEEDYVRMKDFYILDKAKMALAPEDMLVLHPLPRVNEISTEVDNDPRAAYFRQVQYGVYVRMALILTLLEVKTC, encoded by the coding sequence ATGAGGCATTTAATGAGTCCGCTGGATTTTTCGGTGGAAGAATTGGATCGTCTGCTCGATCTTGCAAATGACATAGAAAAAAATCCGGAAAAATATGAACACGTCTGCGACGGCAAACGAATTGCTACACTTTTTTATGAACCGAGTACCCGCACGCGTCTGAGCTTTGAAGCAGCCATGATGAATCTTGGGGGCAAGGTACTTGGATTCTCCAGTGCCAGTTCCAGCTCTGCGACGAAAGGGGAAAGTGTTTCAGATACGATCCGCATGGTATCCTGCTATGCAGATATCTGCGCCATGCGCCACCCCAAAGAAGGGGCCCCGCTTGTGGCATCCATGGTATCTTCCATTCCGGTCATCAATGCCGGTGACGGCGGTCATCAGCACCCGACCCAGACACTCACCGATCTATTGACCATCCGTTCCCTGAAAGGACGCCTTGATCATCTGACCATCGGCCTTTGCGGCGATTTGAAATTCGGGCGTACTGTCCATTCTTTGATCGAAGCCCTTGTGCGCTATACCGGAGTGAAATTTGTTCTGATTTCACCGGAAGAGCTTCGTGTTCCCGACTACATCCGTGAAGACGTGCTGGAACGCAACCAGAAAGAATATAAAGAAGTAATACGACTGGAAGATGCGCTCCCGGAACTCGATCTTCTGTACATGACCCGTGTCCAGAGAGAACGTTTCTTCAATGAAGAAGATTACGTGCGTATGAAAGACTTCTATATTCTGGACAAAGCAAAAATGGCCCTGGCTCCCGAAGATATGCTCGTGCTTCATCCGCTTCCCCGGGTAAATGAGATTTCCACTGAAGTTGACAATGATCCGAGAGCCGCATACTTCCGTCAGGTGCAGTACGGAGTTTACGTCAGAATGGCACTGATTCTCACATTACTGGAGGTGAAAACATGTTAA
- a CDS encoding aspartate carbamoyltransferase regulatory subunit has translation MLNVGAINEGFVLDHIKAGKSMTIYHDLQLDKLDCCVAIIKNARSSKMGKKDIIKVECPVDMLDLDILGFIDHNITVNIIKDGRISEKRELSLPKQIKEVIKCRNPRCITSIEQELKHIFILTDPEREIYRCKYCEEKYEGDRRKK, from the coding sequence ATGTTAAATGTCGGCGCTATCAATGAAGGCTTTGTGCTCGACCATATTAAAGCCGGAAAGAGTATGACCATTTACCATGATCTGCAGCTGGACAAGCTGGACTGCTGTGTCGCGATCATCAAAAATGCCCGAAGCAGCAAAATGGGCAAAAAAGATATCATCAAAGTAGAATGCCCGGTCGATATGCTGGATCTCGACATCCTGGGTTTCATCGATCACAACATTACCGTTAACATCATCAAAGACGGCCGCATCAGCGAAAAACGTGAGCTGTCACTTCCGAAACAGATCAAAGAAGTGATTAAATGCAGAAATCCGCGTTGCATCACATCCATCGAACAGGAGCTGAAACATATTTTCATCCTGACCGACCCCGAGCGTGAGATTTACCGCTGTAAATACTGCGAAGAGAAATACGAAGGCGACCGCCGTAAGAAATAG
- a CDS encoding Maf family protein: MRQIILASKSPRRKELLEQIGLTFTMIPACGEEHIHTDDPVEAVKELSMQKAREIGTQQTGDVLIIGADTIVAHEGRILGKPSDPQDAAAMLAMLQGGTHSVFTGVTLLCGPDGSRTSVTFAEETKVSFYPMSDEEISWYASTGEPLDKAGAYGIQGLAAVFIRGIEGDYQNVVGLPVARIYQEMRQRGWTDADRTV; the protein is encoded by the coding sequence ATGAGACAGATCATACTCGCTTCAAAATCACCGAGAAGAAAAGAACTGCTTGAGCAGATCGGCCTGACCTTTACGATGATTCCCGCCTGCGGGGAAGAACACATCCACACGGATGATCCGGTGGAAGCCGTAAAAGAGCTCTCAATGCAGAAAGCCCGGGAAATAGGAACGCAGCAGACCGGTGATGTCCTGATCATCGGCGCGGATACCATCGTCGCCCACGAGGGACGGATCCTCGGAAAACCGTCGGATCCACAGGACGCCGCCGCGATGCTTGCGATGCTGCAGGGCGGGACCCACAGTGTTTTTACCGGGGTCACGCTGCTGTGCGGACCGGATGGCAGCCGTACTTCAGTGACATTCGCAGAGGAGACGAAAGTATCGTTTTATCCGATGTCGGATGAGGAGATCAGCTGGTATGCCAGCACAGGGGAGCCTCTCGATAAAGCAGGTGCTTATGGGATTCAGGGACTTGCAGCGGTATTCATCCGGGGCATTGAAGGGGATTACCAGAATGTGGTCGGTCTTCCGGTGGCGAGGATTTATCAGGAGATGAGACAGAGAGGCTGGACAGATGCAGATCGTACCGTATGA